A genome region from Nocardiopsis exhalans includes the following:
- a CDS encoding OsmC family protein encodes MAHTGTRPLNGVNAQVLTDLFTRAHADGEPLRIELSTHLRWRDGLATEGAGATLHLDAPQDRSHHAFRTDLPEPLAGSDTGPAPTEMLLAATAACVSATLVELATAEGIRLDRVEAHAWTALDARGALGVEGVPVGPGEVRLRFDIDADAAPEHLQALTRAAVAASPTAQALIRPTSIRTEPNR; translated from the coding sequence ATGGCCCACACCGGAACACGACCGCTGAACGGCGTGAACGCGCAAGTGCTGACAGACCTGTTCACGAGGGCGCACGCGGACGGCGAGCCCCTGCGGATCGAGCTGAGCACGCACCTGCGGTGGCGGGACGGGCTCGCGACCGAGGGGGCGGGCGCCACCTTGCACCTGGACGCGCCGCAGGACCGGTCCCATCACGCGTTCCGTACCGACCTGCCCGAACCACTCGCCGGTTCCGACACCGGCCCGGCTCCCACGGAGATGCTCCTCGCCGCCACCGCCGCCTGCGTGAGCGCCACCCTGGTCGAGCTCGCCACCGCCGAGGGAATCCGGCTCGATCGCGTCGAGGCCCACGCCTGGACCGCCCTGGACGCGCGCGGAGCGCTCGGCGTCGAAGGCGTCCCGGTCGGCCCCGGCGAGGTGAGACTGCGGTTCGACATCGACGCCGACGCCGCCCCCGAACACCTCCAGGCCCTGACCCGGGCCGCGGTGGCGGCCTCACCGACCGCCCAGGCCCTCATCCGACCCACCTCGATCCGAACGGAGCCGAACCGATGA
- a CDS encoding class I SAM-dependent methyltransferase codes for MTATVPAHSAPAHSASTADTDRAQAFAERMVGVLNDGALALMAGIGHRTGLFDTMAGLPPSTSSQIAEASGLRERYVREWLGAMTTGGVVDHDPATGTFHLPAEHHLPLTRSGGAANVAKTMQILPMLGNVSAEITERFETGGGVHYAAFADFHRFMAEESAAVFDNALIEVILPLAPELPGRLAEGIDVADIGCGSGHAVNLMAQAFPRSSFVGYDFSEEGIAAGRAEAERLGLANADFRLADVAELDAVGAFDAVTAFDAVHDQAHPARVLDNINRALRPGGRFLMVDINASSDVADNVEHPLGPFLYTVSTMHCMTVSLALGGDGLGTVWGEQLARAMLADAGFTDVEVTTLDQDPLNSYYLAAKR; via the coding sequence ATGACCGCCACAGTGCCCGCCCACTCCGCTCCCGCCCACTCCGCTTCCACCGCCGACACCGACCGCGCCCAGGCGTTCGCCGAGCGCATGGTCGGGGTCCTCAACGACGGGGCGCTCGCCCTGATGGCCGGCATCGGCCACCGCACCGGACTGTTCGACACCATGGCGGGCCTGCCGCCCTCGACCAGCAGCCAGATCGCCGAGGCCAGCGGCCTGCGGGAACGGTACGTGCGCGAGTGGCTCGGCGCGATGACCACCGGCGGTGTCGTCGACCACGACCCCGCAACCGGCACCTTCCACCTGCCGGCCGAACACCACCTGCCGCTCACCCGCTCCGGAGGGGCGGCCAACGTGGCCAAGACCATGCAGATCCTGCCGATGCTCGGCAACGTCAGCGCCGAGATCACCGAGCGGTTCGAGACCGGAGGGGGTGTCCACTACGCCGCTTTCGCCGACTTCCACCGCTTCATGGCCGAAGAGAGCGCGGCGGTGTTCGACAACGCCCTGATCGAGGTGATCCTGCCGCTGGCCCCGGAGTTGCCCGGTCGGCTGGCGGAGGGGATCGATGTCGCCGACATCGGCTGCGGGAGCGGCCACGCGGTCAACCTCATGGCCCAGGCCTTCCCCCGCAGCAGCTTCGTCGGCTACGACTTCTCCGAAGAGGGCATCGCCGCGGGCCGAGCCGAAGCCGAGCGCCTCGGCCTCGCCAACGCCGACTTCCGGCTCGCCGACGTGGCCGAACTCGACGCTGTCGGGGCCTTCGACGCGGTCACCGCCTTCGACGCCGTCCACGACCAGGCCCACCCCGCGCGGGTACTCGACAACATCAACCGGGCGCTGCGGCCGGGGGGACGCTTCCTCATGGTCGACATCAACGCCAGCAGCGACGTGGCCGACAACGTGGAGCACCCGCTCGGACCGTTCCTCTACACCGTGTCGACCATGCACTGCATGACCGTGTCGCTGGCCCTGGGCGGCGACGGCCTCGGCACCGTGTGGGGCGAGCAGTTGGCCCGCGCGATGCTGGCCGACGCGGGGTTCACGGACGTCGAGGTCACCACCCTCGACCAGGACCCGCTCAACAGCTACTACCTGGCCGCCAAGCGGTGA
- a CDS encoding rhodanese-like domain-containing protein: MSDHVIDARSVRHLVETDPHTLLVDVRTPAEYESSHIPGAINLPLGRVDAHLERIVADAGGRLVLVCQSGNRAVRCQGKLTAAGLDDTVVMDGGMNAWEAQGAPVEHGRRRWALERQVRLVAGGLVLISVLASLLWPPMVAAAGFVGAGLVFAAVTDTCAMGMALSRLPYNQPRNDLDIEDSLARIAARR; the protein is encoded by the coding sequence ATGAGTGACCACGTCATCGACGCACGCTCCGTACGCCACCTGGTCGAAACCGACCCCCACACCCTGCTCGTCGACGTGCGCACACCCGCCGAGTACGAGAGCTCCCACATCCCCGGAGCGATCAACCTGCCGCTGGGGCGGGTGGACGCCCATCTGGAGCGCATCGTCGCCGATGCCGGGGGCCGCCTCGTCCTGGTCTGCCAGTCCGGGAACAGGGCGGTGCGCTGCCAGGGCAAGCTGACCGCCGCGGGTCTGGACGACACGGTCGTGATGGACGGCGGCATGAACGCCTGGGAGGCCCAGGGCGCGCCCGTCGAACACGGCCGCAGACGCTGGGCCCTGGAGCGCCAGGTCCGACTGGTCGCCGGAGGCCTCGTCCTGATCTCCGTACTCGCCTCCCTGCTGTGGCCCCCGATGGTGGCGGCCGCCGGTTTCGTGGGCGCGGGTCTGGTCTTCGCGGCCGTCACCGACACCTGCGCCATGGGCATGGCGCTGTCCCGGCTGCCCTACAACCAGCCGCGCAACGACCTCGACATCGAAGACTCGCTGGCGCGGATCGCTGCCCGCCGATGA
- a CDS encoding metal-sensitive transcriptional regulator has protein sequence MVGDAITRLKRAQGQLSGVISMMEEGEDCAAVLQQLAAVSRALDRAGFKIVASGMRHCNAARENGEEPELTEQELEKLFLALA, from the coding sequence ATGGTGGGCGACGCCATCACACGACTCAAGCGCGCTCAGGGGCAGCTCTCCGGGGTCATCTCGATGATGGAGGAGGGGGAGGACTGCGCCGCCGTCCTCCAGCAACTGGCCGCGGTCTCCCGCGCCCTGGACCGGGCCGGGTTCAAGATCGTCGCGAGCGGCATGCGGCACTGCAACGCCGCGCGTGAGAACGGCGAGGAGCCCGAGCTCACCGAGCAGGAGCTGGAGAAGCTCTTCCTGGCCCTGGCCTGA
- a CDS encoding LuxR family transcriptional regulator gives MSSQPSSLFEEGMSALAEGDWAAAARSLSEFLGSRSGPDPEPAAHFGLGSALWWTGDIRQALQHWTTAYQGFRRAGAAPEAVMAAIQLSFVHSANLGNETVAAGWVRRAVRLASQAQLPLLDGWVALAESVFAADPERAVELGRRAHAVGVAHGDGDLEVSALTAVGLAQVNAGNTDEGCALLDEAMTAAVAGEADSPDTVVFTSCLMMRACCSCADFARVVHWVRALDDFIERFGNPYLHTSCRTHYGEVLAATGDWERAETELLCAVALAAHGLPKVRADAAACLADLRITQGRADEARGVIRGFEGLPSLAAVTARLQLLDGDPAGAETTLARGLERLGSQAAPGARLRELLGLCRLAAGDPHTAADLGRQITEFGTQTGCDIVRCRGQRLLGIALSAGRDGEPADSDAARDLLEAALAGFVELDLPLDAASTRMALAEHLDSVADAQATAEARSAYAVFSALGAVPDADRAANWLRVRGATVARARGRSDLAGLTRRETEVLRLLGEGLSNPEIAGRLFVSRRTVEHHVANILSKLGLRNRAEAAGVAVRHRDGLAPK, from the coding sequence ATGAGCTCACAGCCCTCGTCGCTCTTCGAGGAGGGGATGTCCGCGCTCGCCGAAGGCGACTGGGCGGCGGCGGCCCGTTCGCTCTCCGAGTTTCTCGGATCCCGGTCCGGCCCCGACCCCGAGCCCGCAGCCCATTTCGGGCTCGGCTCGGCCCTGTGGTGGACCGGCGACATCCGCCAGGCCCTGCAGCACTGGACCACGGCCTACCAGGGGTTCCGTCGGGCGGGAGCGGCGCCGGAAGCGGTCATGGCCGCCATCCAGCTCTCGTTCGTCCACAGCGCCAACCTCGGCAACGAGACCGTGGCGGCGGGCTGGGTCCGACGGGCGGTCCGTCTGGCCTCGCAGGCCCAGCTGCCGCTACTCGACGGCTGGGTGGCCCTGGCCGAGTCGGTGTTCGCGGCCGACCCGGAACGCGCCGTCGAACTCGGCCGCCGAGCCCATGCCGTCGGTGTCGCCCACGGCGACGGCGACCTGGAGGTCTCGGCGCTGACCGCCGTCGGCCTGGCCCAGGTCAACGCCGGGAACACCGACGAGGGATGCGCCCTGCTCGACGAGGCGATGACCGCCGCGGTGGCGGGCGAGGCCGATTCGCCCGACACCGTCGTGTTCACGAGCTGTCTGATGATGCGGGCCTGTTGTTCGTGTGCCGACTTCGCCCGGGTGGTGCACTGGGTGCGGGCCCTCGACGACTTCATCGAACGTTTCGGCAACCCGTACCTGCACACGAGCTGCCGCACCCATTACGGCGAGGTGCTCGCCGCCACCGGCGACTGGGAACGGGCCGAGACCGAACTGCTGTGCGCCGTCGCACTCGCCGCCCACGGCCTGCCCAAGGTCCGGGCCGACGCCGCCGCATGCCTGGCCGACCTGCGCATCACCCAGGGCAGGGCGGACGAGGCCCGCGGGGTGATCCGCGGCTTCGAAGGTCTGCCGTCACTGGCCGCGGTCACCGCACGGCTCCAGCTCCTGGACGGCGACCCCGCCGGAGCCGAGACCACCCTCGCCCGCGGGCTCGAACGACTCGGCTCCCAAGCCGCCCCCGGCGCCCGGCTGCGAGAACTTCTCGGATTGTGCCGTCTGGCCGCCGGGGACCCGCACACCGCCGCCGACCTCGGCCGCCAGATCACCGAGTTCGGGACTCAGACCGGTTGTGACATCGTGCGCTGCCGCGGCCAACGCCTGCTCGGGATCGCCCTCAGCGCCGGGCGCGACGGAGAGCCCGCCGACTCCGACGCCGCACGCGACCTGCTCGAGGCCGCCCTCGCCGGGTTCGTCGAACTCGACCTGCCCCTCGACGCGGCCAGCACCCGCATGGCCCTCGCCGAACACCTCGACTCCGTCGCAGACGCCCAGGCCACCGCCGAGGCCCGCTCGGCCTACGCGGTCTTCTCCGCTCTCGGGGCCGTCCCCGACGCCGACCGCGCGGCGAACTGGCTGCGGGTGCGAGGAGCGACCGTCGCGCGTGCGCGGGGGCGGTCGGACCTGGCCGGTCTGACCCGACGCGAAACCGAGGTGCTCCGGCTCCTCGGCGAGGGTTTGTCGAACCCCGAGATCGCCGGGCGGCTCTTCGTCAGCCGCCGCACCGTCGAACACCACGTGGCCAACATCCTCTCCAAACTCGGCCTGCGCAACCGCGCCGAGGCAGCGGGGGTCGCCGTGCGGCACCGTGACGGGCTCGCGCCGAAATAG
- a CDS encoding TerC/Alx family metal homeostasis membrane protein — MNVPLWLWVTTVLVIVSLICVDFVIVARNPRKPSTREAALWVSFYALLAVAFGAALAFTAGAEHSIAFYTGWVVEYSLSIDNLFILILIIGSFQVPPEHQQRVLLIGIGLALFFRALFIVAGAAAVEAYVGVFYLFGAILLVTAIKLLVSADHDVAHAEYKENALVRTVRRVLPTTDRYHGARLTVLLGGRRHLTPMLLVVIAIGMADIVFALDSIPAIFGITQEPYLVFTANAFALMGLRQLYFLIGSLLTRLVYLNKGLALILCYIGVTLILHAIEHTTDLPVSSPPELVSLGVVVSLLILVTVASLVASRNHRQRESVSDSEAR; from the coding sequence GTGAACGTCCCCCTGTGGCTGTGGGTCACGACCGTCCTCGTGATCGTCAGCCTCATCTGCGTCGACTTCGTGATCGTGGCACGCAATCCACGCAAGCCCTCGACCCGTGAAGCGGCCCTGTGGGTCAGCTTCTACGCGTTGCTGGCGGTGGCCTTCGGTGCTGCCCTGGCCTTCACGGCGGGGGCCGAACACAGCATCGCCTTCTACACCGGTTGGGTCGTCGAGTACTCGCTGAGCATCGACAACCTGTTCATCCTCATCCTGATCATCGGTTCCTTCCAGGTCCCACCCGAACACCAGCAGCGGGTACTGCTCATCGGGATCGGCCTGGCCCTGTTCTTCCGTGCCCTGTTCATCGTGGCGGGCGCGGCGGCGGTGGAGGCCTACGTCGGGGTGTTCTACCTGTTCGGCGCGATCCTGCTGGTCACAGCGATCAAGTTGCTGGTCTCGGCCGACCACGACGTGGCGCACGCCGAGTACAAGGAGAACGCGCTGGTGCGTACGGTCCGGCGGGTGCTGCCCACCACCGACCGCTACCACGGCGCCCGGCTGACCGTCCTGCTCGGTGGGCGGCGCCACCTGACCCCGATGCTGTTGGTGGTCATCGCCATCGGCATGGCCGACATCGTCTTCGCCCTGGACTCCATTCCGGCGATCTTCGGCATCACCCAGGAGCCGTACCTGGTCTTCACCGCCAACGCCTTCGCGCTGATGGGTCTGCGCCAGCTCTACTTCCTCATCGGTAGTCTGCTCACCCGCCTGGTGTACCTGAACAAGGGTTTGGCGCTGATTCTCTGCTACATCGGAGTGACCCTGATCCTGCACGCCATCGAGCACACCACGGACCTGCCGGTGAGTTCCCCGCCCGAGCTGGTCTCCCTGGGCGTCGTCGTGAGCCTGCTGATACTGGTCACCGTCGCCAGCCTCGTCGCCAGCCGTAACCACCGACAGCGCGAGTCCGTTTCCGACTCCGAAGCACGGTAG